From a region of the Gordonia sp. PP30 genome:
- the recR gene encoding recombination mediator RecR, whose translation MYEGPIQVLIDQLAKLPGLGPKGAQRIAFSLLAGDKQEIDRLVEALGEVRDNVNFCAECGNVAADRLCRICSDARRDATKICVVEEPKDIYAIERTKEFDGRYHVLGGALDPLSGIGPDQLRIRELLQRLANQPGGVDVTEIIIATDPNTEGEATATYLLRMLKDFPGLSMTRLASGLPMGSDLEFADELTLGRALSGRRVLA comes from the coding sequence ATGTACGAGGGGCCGATCCAGGTACTCATCGACCAGCTCGCGAAGCTTCCCGGGCTGGGGCCGAAGGGTGCCCAGCGCATCGCTTTCTCCCTGCTCGCGGGTGACAAACAGGAGATCGATCGCCTGGTCGAGGCGCTCGGCGAGGTCCGCGACAATGTGAACTTCTGCGCCGAATGCGGGAACGTCGCCGCCGACCGGCTCTGCCGGATCTGCAGTGACGCCCGGCGCGATGCGACCAAGATCTGTGTGGTCGAGGAGCCGAAGGACATCTACGCGATCGAGCGGACCAAGGAGTTCGACGGCCGCTACCACGTGCTCGGCGGTGCGCTCGACCCGCTGTCCGGGATCGGTCCGGACCAGCTGCGGATCCGTGAGCTGCTGCAACGACTCGCCAACCAGCCCGGCGGCGTCGACGTCACCGAGATCATCATCGCGACCGATCCGAACACCGAGGGCGAGGCGACCGCCACGTACCTGCTGCGCATGCTGAAGGACTTCCCCGGCCTGTCGATGACGCGCCTGGCCTCGGGTCTGCCGATGGGCAGCGACCTGGAGTTCGCCGACGAGCTCACTCTCGGCCGGGCGCTGTCCGGGCGGCGCGTTCTGGCCTGA
- a CDS encoding (d)CMP kinase, with product MSGVSKGSSVEDLAAAAHAIASRDLRSGIIAVDGPSGAGKSTFADALAARLSALGRRALLIRTDYYATWDDPAGWWPELERDVLAPFRRSHDISHHPRIWIDGVPHAGPAELVHWAPLLIIEGVTAARQAIADRLTHAFWLDGPPAEERLARTVARDGEDQRPNLAAWQHFEDGWFAVDGTRRRCEVVPV from the coding sequence GTGAGCGGTGTGTCGAAGGGTTCCTCCGTCGAAGACCTCGCCGCCGCCGCGCACGCGATCGCGAGCCGCGACCTGCGGAGCGGGATCATCGCGGTCGACGGCCCCTCCGGCGCGGGGAAGAGCACCTTCGCCGACGCGCTCGCCGCACGACTCTCCGCGCTCGGCCGACGGGCCCTGCTGATCCGCACCGACTACTACGCCACCTGGGACGATCCGGCCGGCTGGTGGCCGGAACTCGAGCGCGATGTTCTCGCGCCGTTCCGCCGCAGCCACGACATCAGCCACCACCCCCGCATCTGGATCGACGGGGTACCGCACGCCGGCCCGGCCGAGCTGGTGCACTGGGCGCCGCTGCTGATCATCGAGGGCGTCACCGCCGCCCGGCAGGCGATCGCGGACCGGCTCACCCACGCGTTCTGGCTCGACGGCCCGCCCGCCGAGGAACGACTGGCCCGGACCGTCGCCCGCGACGGCGAGGACCAGCGGCCGAACCTGGCGGCGTGGCAGCACTTCGAGGACGGCTGGTTCGCCGTCGACGGGACGCGCCGCCGCTGCGAGGTCGTGCCCGTTTAG
- a CDS encoding FAD-binding oxidoreductase translates to MASSRLESGTKAFQQGVDRLLASYRAIPDGAGIRLAKKTSNLFRKRAATTAPGLDVSGLNRVISVDPAARTAQVAGMTTYEDLVDATLPYGLVPLVVPQLKTITLGGAVTGLGIESTSFRNGLPHESVREMEILTATGELVIARPDNEHADLFYGFPNSYGTLGYSVRLEIELEKVPPFVALRHVRFRSIEDLQAAMIRVVDSREYDGERVDYLDGVVFTRDECYLVLGRQTAEPGPVSDYTGMDVFYRSIQHDDVEYPKTDRLTIRDYLWRWDTDWFWCSRAFGAQNPKIRRFWPKKYLRSSFYWKLIGYDQRWDIGDKLNARKGLPPGERVVQDIEVPIERTADFVNWFLDEIPIEPIWLCPLKLAEPGAGSTSTPLSMNSASGLSTDSPGIDPEQPWSLYPLKRGHAYTNVGFWSAVPATPGEPGHANRRIERKVSELDGHKSLYSESFYPEEEFDELYGSATYRALRSTYDPRGRLASLYEKAVKRA, encoded by the coding sequence GTGGCTTCCTCGCGGCTCGAATCCGGTACCAAAGCGTTCCAGCAGGGAGTGGATCGCCTGTTGGCGAGCTACCGCGCCATTCCCGACGGAGCGGGCATCCGGCTGGCGAAGAAGACCTCGAATCTGTTCCGCAAGCGCGCCGCCACCACGGCCCCCGGGCTCGACGTGTCCGGCCTGAACCGGGTGATCTCGGTGGATCCGGCGGCCCGCACCGCGCAGGTGGCGGGAATGACCACCTACGAGGACCTGGTCGACGCCACCCTCCCCTATGGACTGGTGCCGCTGGTGGTGCCGCAGCTCAAGACGATCACCCTCGGCGGCGCGGTGACCGGGCTCGGGATCGAGAGCACGTCGTTCCGCAACGGCCTGCCGCACGAATCGGTCCGCGAGATGGAGATCCTCACCGCGACCGGGGAACTGGTGATCGCCCGGCCCGACAACGAGCACGCCGACCTCTTCTACGGCTTCCCCAACTCGTACGGCACCCTCGGCTACTCGGTGCGGCTGGAGATCGAACTGGAGAAGGTCCCGCCGTTCGTCGCGCTGCGGCACGTGCGGTTCCGCTCGATCGAGGACCTGCAGGCCGCAATGATCCGCGTCGTCGACTCCCGCGAGTACGACGGCGAACGCGTGGACTACCTCGACGGTGTCGTCTTCACCCGCGACGAGTGCTACCTGGTCCTCGGGCGGCAGACCGCCGAGCCCGGGCCGGTGAGCGACTACACCGGGATGGACGTCTTCTACCGGTCCATCCAGCACGACGACGTCGAGTATCCGAAGACGGACCGGCTGACCATCCGCGACTACCTGTGGCGCTGGGACACCGACTGGTTCTGGTGCTCGCGGGCCTTCGGCGCGCAGAACCCGAAGATCCGCCGGTTCTGGCCCAAGAAGTATCTGCGGTCGAGTTTCTACTGGAAGCTGATCGGCTACGACCAGCGCTGGGACATCGGCGACAAGCTCAACGCCCGCAAGGGACTGCCGCCCGGCGAGCGCGTGGTGCAGGACATCGAGGTGCCGATCGAGCGGACCGCCGACTTCGTGAACTGGTTCCTGGACGAGATCCCGATCGAGCCGATCTGGCTGTGCCCGCTGAAGCTCGCCGAACCCGGCGCCGGGAGCACTTCGACTCCGCTCAGCATGAACTCCGCGAGCGGGCTGAGTACTGACAGCCCCGGTATCGACCCGGAGCAGCCGTGGTCGCTGTATCCGCTCAAGCGCGGGCATGCCTACACCAATGTGGGCTTCTGGTCGGCGGTGCCGGCCACCCCGGGCGAGCCCGGACACGCCAACCGCCGCATCGAGCGCAAGGTCAGCGAGCTCGACGGCCACAAATCTCTCTACTCCGAGTCGTTCTACCCGGAGGAAGAGTTCGACGAACTGTACGGCTCAGCGACCTACCGCGCACTCCGGTCCACCTACGACCCGC
- a CDS encoding SRPBCC family protein, with product MGQVTAASSLDIAAAPEVVLAALSDYREVRPAILPANYRDYAVVEGGTGAGTVVHWILQATEKRSRDVLADVTASADSVTESDRNSSMVTVYRVTAAGTGSRVEVITTWQGAGGIGGFFEKTFAPKGLGRIQSELLGNLKTRLEP from the coding sequence GTGGGTCAGGTCACCGCCGCGTCATCCCTCGACATCGCCGCCGCTCCGGAGGTCGTGCTGGCCGCATTGTCCGACTACCGCGAGGTGCGCCCGGCGATCCTGCCCGCCAACTATCGCGACTACGCGGTCGTCGAGGGCGGCACCGGTGCGGGGACCGTCGTGCACTGGATTCTGCAGGCCACCGAGAAGCGCTCGCGCGACGTGCTCGCCGATGTGACGGCCTCCGCCGACTCGGTCACCGAGTCCGACCGCAACTCCTCGATGGTCACCGTCTACCGGGTGACCGCCGCGGGCACCGGCAGCCGCGTCGAGGTGATCACCACCTGGCAGGGCGCCGGCGGCATCGGCGGCTTCTTCGAGAAGACCTTCGCGCCCAAGGGTCTCGGCCGCATCCAGTCTGAGCTGCTCGGGAACCTCAAGACCCGCCTGGAGCCCTGA
- a CDS encoding pseudouridine synthase, whose product MVLRPELFPAPPTVAEALLAAPSLAGLTAAALAAQHAAGAVVDADGRPVDLGAPVPRPVPVYLYRDLPAEYDVPFGLEILHADDDLVVVDKPHFLATMPRGRHVTQTALVRLRREFGNDHLAPAHRLDRLTAGVLVFTARPEVRAAYQELFANRLARKVYRAVAPLRPDVGATVRVANRIVKTSGDLRARVVDGPVNAVSDITLERVRDDGLGEYLLVPQTGRTHQLRLHMSGLGIPILGDPLYPEVDADLAAAPDRGDFSRPLCLIASSLAFADPITGEERRFESRRAWFPPGSAQNTGR is encoded by the coding sequence GTGGTACTCCGGCCGGAGTTGTTTCCGGCGCCGCCCACGGTGGCCGAGGCGCTGCTGGCGGCGCCGAGCCTGGCGGGGCTGACCGCGGCCGCACTGGCCGCCCAGCACGCCGCCGGCGCCGTCGTCGATGCCGACGGCCGCCCGGTTGATCTCGGCGCGCCGGTCCCGCGGCCCGTCCCGGTCTACCTCTACCGGGACCTGCCCGCCGAGTACGACGTGCCCTTCGGACTGGAGATCCTGCACGCCGACGACGACCTGGTCGTGGTCGACAAACCGCACTTCCTCGCCACCATGCCGCGCGGGCGGCACGTCACGCAGACGGCGCTCGTCCGCCTCCGCCGAGAGTTCGGGAACGACCATCTCGCGCCCGCGCATCGGCTCGACCGGCTCACCGCGGGCGTCCTCGTCTTCACGGCCCGCCCGGAGGTTCGTGCCGCGTACCAGGAGTTGTTCGCGAATCGTCTGGCGCGCAAGGTGTACCGGGCCGTCGCTCCGCTGCGGCCAGACGTCGGGGCCACGGTCCGGGTGGCGAACCGGATCGTCAAGACGTCGGGTGATCTCCGCGCGCGGGTGGTCGACGGCCCGGTCAACGCGGTCAGCGACATCACCCTCGAACGGGTCCGCGACGACGGCCTGGGGGAATACCTCCTGGTTCCGCAGACCGGCCGCACCCACCAGCTCCGCCTGCACATGTCCGGCCTCGGCATCCCGATCCTCGGCGACCCGCTGTATCCGGAGGTCGACGCGGACCTCGCCGCGGCCCCCGACCGGGGCGACTTCTCCCGTCCGCTGTGCCTGATCGCGTCCAGCCTGGCCTTCGCCGATCCGATCACCGGCGAAGAGCGGCGTTTCGAGAGCCGCCGGGCATGGTTCCCGCCCGGGTCCGCGCAGAACACCGGCCGCTGA
- a CDS encoding YbaB/EbfC family nucleoid-associated protein — protein MTDAFDPSALFGGGDNQMADLLAQAQAMQNQLYQAQQEIAAAKLIGSAGNGLVTIEGNGTGDITAVTIAKDVVDPEDVDTLQDLILGALADLALCRAALTEEKLGPLSAGMPGLG, from the coding sequence ATGACTGATGCATTCGACCCCTCGGCCCTGTTCGGCGGCGGCGACAACCAGATGGCCGACCTCCTCGCGCAGGCGCAGGCCATGCAGAACCAGCTGTACCAGGCCCAGCAGGAGATCGCGGCGGCGAAGCTCATCGGCAGCGCGGGGAACGGACTGGTCACCATCGAGGGCAACGGCACCGGTGACATCACCGCGGTGACCATCGCCAAGGACGTGGTCGATCCCGAGGACGTCGACACCCTGCAGGACCTGATCCTGGGTGCGCTGGCCGACCTGGCGCTGTGCCGCGCCGCCCTGACCGAAGAGAAGCTGGGCCCGCTGTCGGCCGGCATGCCCGGCCTCGGCTGA